TGAGGGATTGGCGGTTTTGGATCATGCGTTGTCTTTCTGGCAGACGCTTCGGTTTGGAAACGGTAAAAGCCGTCTGCAAACAGACGGAAAAATAGGGAAATACGGGAATTGTAAAAGCCGAGGCGGAGAGCTGTAAACATGGCGTGCAGATTTTATCGCAACGATGGGAGAACGGTGCAGCAAGAGTATTCGGGTTTGCGCTCCGGAGGGGTGGTTGCCGTCTTCGGAATAATTCGGGCTGTGTAAAAAAATGTGTTTTTGTTGTGGAAAGCGGGCGGAATTAGTGTAAAATCTCGTTAGATAAAATTCATTTTAAATGAAACTTAAATTGGATTTTGCAGACGGCATGAATGGCGGAAAAGATGGGCAACGCTGCCGGTTGAGCGCATCAGGCCGTCTGCAAAAAGGCGGTAAGATATGGAACAGAATGCAATGAAAATTTACGCCTTGATACTTTCGGGCGGGCAGGGCAAGCGGGTTGGCGGTACGGATAAAGGACTGCTGCCCCTGCGCGGCAAACCCTTAATCGATCATGTTATCGGGCGTATCAGGCAGCAGGTAGACCACATTGCCATCAGCGCAAACCGTAATTTGGAAGCCTATGCCGAGCGCAGCCCGCATGTTTTCGCCGATGCGCGGCAATGGCAGCACTTGGGGCCGCTGGCGGCGTTGTGTACCGCTGCCAATGATTTGCAACTGGCTAAGGCGGATTGGCTGCTGATTGTATCGTGCGATATGCCGGAACTGCCGCCCGATTTGGTGGCACGTTTTTTGGAAATGGCACGCCGCACGCCGCTGTGTAATGCGTTTTATGTGGAAACGCCCGTGCGCCCGCAATACAGCATCATGTTTATCCGTCCGCAGATTTTGCAGAGTGCCATTCCCTATCTCTATTCGGGTATGCGGACTTTGCGCGGCTGGTTGCAGCAGCAGCGCGCCCGCGTGGTACATTTCGATTCGGACGGAGATTTTGTCAACTACAATACGCCGGAAGAATTGCAACAAAGCGAATAGGGCGTACTTTTTAACCGCACAACTCGTCGAGCGCCGGCATACCGATGTCAACCACACCGCCTCCACCGTCTGCCGTAAATTCATCATAAGGGGTGAAGTGTTTGATGGTTTGGGTGCAGGGTAAAAGAGGCATTTTTAGGCGAAAAGGCCGTCTGCAAAATGCGGGATATTGATATGTTGACGATTTCCCGCAACGGGTTTATCGTTAGCAAAAAAGCCGTCTGAATATGCAGACGGCTTTTTCTTGCGTTTAAGGCGGGAATACACAGTTTACAACCGCATCAAGGTAAGAAATAACCAAACCAACAGCTTTCATCGGTTTCAAATCAAAAAAAGTACGGCAGATTCCCTATTCCGATTTCTCATGAATCCGCTATGCTTGGGAAACGGCATGGCTGTCAGATTGACGAATGAATCAGGCGGTTTCTCAGCCAGCGGGCGGCCGGAGCAATTTCACCGGCCAACATACCGGCTTCACCGATGCCGTTGTCGCGCAGGAGGTCCGCCGCCGCGCCGTGCAGCCATACGCCGGCTTGTGCGGCTTGCAGAAGGGGTATGCCTTGTGCCAGCAGGCTGCCGATTATGCCGCTTAACACGTCTCCGCTGCCAGCCGTTGCCAAGCCTGCATTGCCGCTGGTGTTGGTGTAAAGGGGCTGCTCGGGCGCGGCAACCAAGCTGCGGCTGCCTTTGAGTACGGTTACGGCATTGAAGGTATGGCTGATGGTTTGAACGGCGTGTTCGCGGCCGGATTGCACTGCTTCGGTGGAAATGCCCAACAAACGTGCGGCTTCGGACGGATGGGGGGTTAAGATCAGTTTGCCGTGTTCCGCTGCCTGTTGTCGGATTGCAGACGGCTTGGCCAGCAAAGTAAGCGCGTCGGCATCCAGCAGCAGCGGTTTGCCTCGGGCAGCGGTCAATAGGGCAGACAGTAAATGTTCGGTCTGAGTGTCCAAACCCAAGCCGCAGCCGACGACATAGGCATCAATGTCGTTGCGCCGTATCAAGGTTTCGGCGGTGGCCAGCATTACTTCGGGGCGTTCGGGAATCACGGCAAACGGCAATTGCGGCTGGTTGAATGCCGCCCATGTTTTGCCGCAGCCGGTGTACATTGCCGCCGTAGCAGCCAATACGACGGCTCCGCTCATGCCTGATGTGCCGCCGATAACTGCCAGTGTGCCGAATGTTCCTTTGTGGCTTTCTTCTTGGCGCGGTTTGAACACGTCGGGAAACTGTAAGGCCGTCTGCAAATGGCGGCTTTCGCTGTTTGGACAATAAGATGGAGAAAAGAAGGTCATGGCGCGGCCGGAAAATTTGTTAGAATATGTCTGATTTCAAACATATTATAAGAAAGTACGCGATAATGAAACAGAAAATCAAGGTGTGGGATTTGCCTACGCGGCTTTTCCATTGGCTGTTGGCGGTTGCGGTGGTGTTTATGTGGTACAGCGCGCAGGCGGGCGGCAATCTGCTGGTGTGGCACTTGCGGTGCGGAGTGTTGGTGCTGGCCTTGCTGGTGTTCCGTATTTGCTGGGGTGTGTGGGGCAGCGATACGGCAAGGTTTGCGAATTTTGTACGCGGGCCGAAACAAATGCTGCGTTATCTCAAAGGCGGGCTTTCGGAAAACGAGCAGCCCGGACACAATCCTGTCGGCGCATTGATGGTGTTGGCATTATTGGTGGCGGTGGCGGTGCAGGTAACGACCGGCCTGTTTGCGTCCGATGAGAATACTTTTACCAATAACGGCTATTTGAACGGCTGGGTCAGCGCAGATACGGGTTCGGCATTGCGTACAATCCATATCGGTTTTTTCAATCTGTTGGCGGCATTGGCGGCGGTACACGTTGTAACGATTCTGATTTATAAGTTTGTGAAAAAACACAATCTGATTACGCCGATGCTGACCGGTTATAAAGAATTGGAAGGCAAGCTGCCGGTATTGCGTTTTGCCGGAGCAGGGAAGTTTGCGCTGGCGTTTACATTGGCTGCCGCGGCCGCATGGTTGGTGGCAAATGCGGCATGATGATGTAGGATAACGGAATAAGGCCGTCTGCAAAATTGAATTTGCAGACGGCCTTTTGCGATGGAATGGATGCGGAAGGCAGATGTTTTGAGCGGATTAGAGTTTGATTATAGTCGAATAAAATAAGAATGAGACAAGGCAGCGAAGCCGCAGACAGTACACATAGTACGGCAAGGCAAAGCAACGCTGTATCATTCTTATTTTAAATGACTATAAAGTTTTATAGTCATTTCATGCAACAAAATACGGCATTGCTGCTTGGCCGTATGGCGCATGTTCCGGTTACTTGTCGTACTGCAGGCCGAAGTGGGCGTAGGCGCGTTCGGTAGCCGTTCTGCCGCGCGGGGTGCGTTGCAGGAATCCTTGTTGGATCAGATACGGCTCGATAACGTCTTCAATCGTATCGGTCGATTCGCCGATGGCGGCGGCAATGTTTTCCAAACCTACCGGCCCGCCGCTGAATTTATATAAAACCGCTTCTAAAAATTTTCTGTCCATCACGTCCAAGCCCTGATGATCGACATCCAGCATACTCAGGGCGGCATCGGCGGTTGGGGCATCAATCATGCCGCCGTTTTTGACTTCGGCATAATCGCGCACCCGACGCAGCAGGCGGTTGGCGATACGGGGCGTACCGCGGCTGCGTTTGGCCACTTCCATTGCGCCTTCTTCACCCATTTCCAACTGCAAAAGTTGTGCGGAGCGGCTGACAATGGTGGCCAAATCGCGGTTTTCGTAAAACTCCAAGCGGGAAACGATGCCGAAACGGTCGCGTAAGGGGTTGGTCAGCATACCGGCGCGGGTGGTAGCGCCGATAAGGGTAAACGGCGGCAGATCGATTTTAACCGAACGGGCGGCAGGACCTTCGCCGATCATGATGTCGAGCTGGTAGTCTTCCATTGCCGGATAGAGGATTTCTTCGACAACGGGGCTTAGGCGGTGGATTTCATCGATAAATAACACATCGTGCGGTTCGAGATTGGTCAGCAATGCCGCCAAATCGCCGGCGCGTTCCAATACAGGACCGCTGGTTTGGCGCAGGTTGACACCCAGCTCGCGCGAGATGATGTGCGCCAGCGTGGTTTTACCTAAACCGGGCGGGCCGAAAAGCAGGGTGTGGTCGAGTGCTTCGCCCCGCTTTTTGGCGGCTTGGATAAAAATGGCCAATTGTTCTTTGGCTTTGCGCTGCCCGATATAGTCTTCCAGCGTTTTCGGACGTAGGGCGCGCTCTAAAAGTTCTTCTTGGCTGGAGATGTTTTGTGCGCTGATGATGCGTTGCGGTTGCGGTGCAGTCAGGTTGTCGGTTTGTAACATGGTTCGCGGTTTCTCTGAAAATGCAGACGGCTTTCGGGCGGATAAATCAGCTCAGCTTCTCTGTTCGCGCCATTGCAGATAATCGCGCAGCGGCGGCATGGGAGGATTGATGCAGTGCGGGCAGACGCCGGTTACGTCTTCATCGTCGCTGTCGATATGGAAAGCATCGGGATCGAAGCGCGCCTGCTGTAAAACGGTTTGGGCGAGGGCTTGTTCCTGAACAACGTCAAATCCGAAGCGTTGCAGGATTTCTTCCAACAGCCGGATTTCTCCGCTGCTGAAATCTTTGCTGTGGCGGATAATCATGTCGCGATAGTCGGAATGGCTGATTTTTTGCTGTAACAGTGCGGTCAGGTTGCTCATGAGTCAGGATATGCCGTCTGAAAAACGCTATTATAGCGGAAAGCAGCGTAATATCGGAGAGCGATAGGCCGAAAACAGGATAGACAATTTCTGTATAGTCGGCTATCGTTATATTATTTATATCGTAACAACCGACAGGGGAAAACATGACGTTCCGTATTGAACACGACCTGCTGGGCGAGCGTAAAATTCCTGCAGACGTTTACTGGGGAATCCATACCTTGCGAGCAGTGGAAAATTTTAATATTTCTACACAAAAAATTGCCGATGTGCCGCTGTTTGTCCGCAGCATGGTAATGGTTAAGAAAGCGACCGCGCAAGCCAATGCGGAATTGGGTGCAGTGCCGTCTGCAATTGCCGCCGCCATCGAACAAGCCTGCGACGAGGTATTGCTCAAAGGCCGCTGTTTGGATCAGTTTCCTTCTGATGTTTATCAGGGCGGCGCCGGTACATCGGTAAATATGAACACTAATGAAGTGATTGCAAACTTGGCCTTGGAAATTCTGGGTCATGAGAAAGGGCGTTACGACATCGTAAACCCGATGGATCATGTCAATGCCAGCCAGTCTACCAATGACGCTTATCCTACCGGCTTCCGTTTGGCGGTATATTACAGCATTGGAGAAATGCTCGACAAACTGCGTGTGCTGCGCGATGCCTTCGCCGCCAAAGCAGAAGAGTTTAAAGATATTTTGAAAATGGGGCGTACCCAGCTTCAGGATGCTGTGCCGATGACGGCAGGGCAGGAGTTTTTATCGTTCCAAGTATTATTGGACGAAGAAATCCTCAATCTCGACCGTACCCGTGCTTTATTGTTGGAAGTCAACTTGGGGGCAACCGCCATCGGTACCGGCGTCAACACGCCGAAAGGTTATGCAGCTTTGGTGGTTGAGAAACTGGCAGCCGTCAGCGGCTTGCCGTGTACGCTCACGCCCAACCTGATTGAAGCCACTTCCGACTGCGGTGCTTATGTGATGGTACATGGTGCATTGAAACGCACCGCCGTCAAACTCTCGAAAATCTGTAACGACTTGCGCTTGCTTTCCTCCGGCCCGCGAGCCGGCTTGAAAGAAATCAACTTGCCGGAAATGCAGGCAGGCTCATCAATCATGCCGGCCAAAGTCAACCCCGTGATTCCCGAAGTTGTCAACCAAGTCTGCTTTAAAGTAATCGGCAATGATACAGCCATTACTTTTGCCGCAGAGGCAGGACAGCTCCAACTGAATGTGATGGAACCCGTTATCGCCCAATGTATGTTTGAGACCATTTCGCTGTTGGGTAACGCCAGCGTTAATTTGGCGGAAAAATGCGTCAGCGGGATTACGGTAAACCGGGAAATCTGCGAGCGTTATGTATTCAACTCCATCGGTTTGGTGACTTATCTCAATCCGTATATCGGCCATCACAATGGCGATGTTGTCGGAAAAATCTGCGCCGAAACCGGAAAAGGCGTGCGGGAAGTGGTCTTGGAGCGCGGTCTGTTGAGCGAAGAAGAGCTGGACCGTATTCTGTCGCCGGAAAATCTGATGAATCCGCACGCTTAAAGTTAAGATAAAGTGAGGTATGGTTATATTTCACTTTATCTTAAAAAAGAACGTGCTGTGGCGAGGGAGCTGCAAAGCGTTTGTT
The nucleotide sequence above comes from Neisseria animalis. Encoded proteins:
- a CDS encoding molybdenum cofactor guanylyltransferase, with protein sequence MKIYALILSGGQGKRVGGTDKGLLPLRGKPLIDHVIGRIRQQVDHIAISANRNLEAYAERSPHVFADARQWQHLGPLAALCTAANDLQLAKADWLLIVSCDMPELPPDLVARFLEMARRTPLCNAFYVETPVRPQYSIMFIRPQILQSAIPYLYSGMRTLRGWLQQQRARVVHFDSDGDFVNYNTPEELQQSE
- a CDS encoding NAD(P)H-hydrate dehydratase, translating into MTFFSPSYCPNSESRHLQTALQFPDVFKPRQEESHKGTFGTLAVIGGTSGMSGAVVLAATAAMYTGCGKTWAAFNQPQLPFAVIPERPEVMLATAETLIRRNDIDAYVVGCGLGLDTQTEHLLSALLTAARGKPLLLDADALTLLAKPSAIRQQAAEHGKLILTPHPSEAARLLGISTEAVQSGREHAVQTISHTFNAVTVLKGSRSLVAAPEQPLYTNTSGNAGLATAGSGDVLSGIIGSLLAQGIPLLQAAQAGVWLHGAAADLLRDNGIGEAGMLAGEIAPAARWLRNRLIHSSI
- a CDS encoding cytochrome b/b6 domain-containing protein, whose amino-acid sequence is MKQKIKVWDLPTRLFHWLLAVAVVFMWYSAQAGGNLLVWHLRCGVLVLALLVFRICWGVWGSDTARFANFVRGPKQMLRYLKGGLSENEQPGHNPVGALMVLALLVAVAVQVTTGLFASDENTFTNNGYLNGWVSADTGSALRTIHIGFFNLLAALAAVHVVTILIYKFVKKHNLITPMLTGYKELEGKLPVLRFAGAGKFALAFTLAAAAAWLVANAA
- the ruvB gene encoding Holliday junction branch migration DNA helicase RuvB, which encodes MLQTDNLTAPQPQRIISAQNISSQEELLERALRPKTLEDYIGQRKAKEQLAIFIQAAKKRGEALDHTLLFGPPGLGKTTLAHIISRELGVNLRQTSGPVLERAGDLAALLTNLEPHDVLFIDEIHRLSPVVEEILYPAMEDYQLDIMIGEGPAARSVKIDLPPFTLIGATTRAGMLTNPLRDRFGIVSRLEFYENRDLATIVSRSAQLLQLEMGEEGAMEVAKRSRGTPRIANRLLRRVRDYAEVKNGGMIDAPTADAALSMLDVDHQGLDVMDRKFLEAVLYKFSGGPVGLENIAAAIGESTDTIEDVIEPYLIQQGFLQRTPRGRTATERAYAHFGLQYDK
- the aspA gene encoding aspartate ammonia-lyase, producing MTFRIEHDLLGERKIPADVYWGIHTLRAVENFNISTQKIADVPLFVRSMVMVKKATAQANAELGAVPSAIAAAIEQACDEVLLKGRCLDQFPSDVYQGGAGTSVNMNTNEVIANLALEILGHEKGRYDIVNPMDHVNASQSTNDAYPTGFRLAVYYSIGEMLDKLRVLRDAFAAKAEEFKDILKMGRTQLQDAVPMTAGQEFLSFQVLLDEEILNLDRTRALLLEVNLGATAIGTGVNTPKGYAALVVEKLAAVSGLPCTLTPNLIEATSDCGAYVMVHGALKRTAVKLSKICNDLRLLSSGPRAGLKEINLPEMQAGSSIMPAKVNPVIPEVVNQVCFKVIGNDTAITFAAEAGQLQLNVMEPVIAQCMFETISLLGNASVNLAEKCVSGITVNREICERYVFNSIGLVTYLNPYIGHHNGDVVGKICAETGKGVREVVLERGLLSEEELDRILSPENLMNPHA